The proteins below are encoded in one region of Pseudonocardia sp. DSM 110487:
- a CDS encoding alpha/beta fold hydrolase, translating into MVNSSVRTANRDGLTFDVHELGPPSGDPVLLLHGFPQRGDSWHAVATRLADSGFRTLAPDQRGYSPRARPAGRGAYRLGEMADDALVVVDQLVGPAARVHLVGHDWGAAVAWRLAARHGERIRSLTAVSVPPPAAYLRSLFTTRQGLASWYVYAFQLPWLPERLLAAKGGPFSRRFVAALRRTGQSKESAQRDAAGLADPAALTAAINWYRGMFSTPPGESDPPVRVPTLFVWSDGDTALTRQSTELARRYVAGPFRYAELRGVSHWIPDEAPDQLAELILDHIGEHPA; encoded by the coding sequence GTGGTCAACAGCTCAGTGCGCACGGCGAACAGGGACGGTCTGACGTTCGACGTGCACGAGCTGGGTCCGCCGAGTGGCGATCCGGTCCTACTCCTGCACGGGTTCCCCCAACGTGGCGACTCATGGCATGCCGTCGCCACCCGGCTCGCCGATTCGGGCTTCCGGACGCTCGCCCCCGACCAGCGGGGGTACTCACCGCGCGCCCGTCCGGCGGGGCGAGGCGCCTACCGGCTGGGGGAGATGGCCGACGACGCGCTCGTGGTCGTGGACCAGCTCGTCGGCCCGGCCGCGCGCGTGCACCTCGTCGGGCACGACTGGGGCGCCGCGGTCGCATGGCGGCTCGCGGCGCGCCACGGCGAGCGCATCCGGTCCCTGACCGCCGTGTCGGTGCCCCCACCCGCGGCCTACCTGCGCTCGCTCTTCACGACGCGGCAGGGGCTCGCGTCCTGGTACGTCTACGCGTTCCAGCTGCCCTGGTTGCCCGAGCGGCTGCTCGCGGCGAAGGGCGGGCCGTTCTCGCGGCGATTCGTGGCGGCACTGCGCCGCACCGGCCAGTCCAAGGAATCGGCGCAACGCGACGCCGCGGGCCTCGCAGACCCGGCCGCACTCACGGCCGCGATCAACTGGTACCGCGGCATGTTCTCCACGCCTCCCGGCGAGTCCGACCCGCCGGTGCGGGTGCCCACCCTGTTCGTCTGGAGCGACGGCGACACCGCACTCACCCGGCAGTCCACCGAGCTCGCGCGGCGGTACGTCGCGGGGCCCTTCCGGTACGCAGAGCTGCGTGGTGTGAGCCACTGGATCCCCGACGAGGCCCCCGACCAGCTGGCGGAGCTCATCCTCGACCACATCGGGGAGCACCCGGCATAA
- a CDS encoding VOC family protein, translated as MEILSGRVLLRPVDMQRSLAFYRDVLGLAIAREFPGGTVFFLGGSFLELSGSAEAPAGPAVALWMQVRDLATAHRELADHVVREPRQEPWGLHEMWITDPDGTRIVLVQVPEDHPIRRDPR; from the coding sequence ATGGAGATCCTCTCCGGACGAGTGTTGCTGCGGCCCGTCGACATGCAGCGCAGCCTCGCGTTCTACCGCGACGTGCTCGGGCTCGCGATCGCCCGCGAGTTCCCCGGCGGCACGGTGTTCTTCCTCGGCGGCAGCTTCCTGGAGCTCTCCGGGAGCGCAGAGGCGCCTGCCGGCCCCGCGGTCGCGCTCTGGATGCAGGTCCGCGACCTCGCGACCGCCCACCGGGAGCTGGCCGACCACGTCGTGCGCGAGCCGCGGCAGGAGCCGTGGGGGCTGCACGAGATGTGGATCACGGATCCGGACGGGACGCGGATCGTGCTGGTGCAGGTGCCGGAGGACCACCCGATCCGCCGCGACCCGCGCTGA
- a CDS encoding Lsr2 family protein, translating to MATQTTVTLVDDLDGSNADEQVEFTVDGKSYAIDLSSSNSQKLRDVLAPYISAARRNGGRRRSAPAAGPAARPAPRTDREQNQAIREWAQKQGLKVSERGRLSASVLDAFKAAH from the coding sequence ATGGCAACGCAGACGACCGTGACTCTCGTGGACGACCTGGACGGCAGCAACGCCGATGAGCAGGTTGAGTTCACCGTCGACGGGAAGTCGTATGCGATCGACCTGTCGTCGTCGAACAGCCAGAAGCTGCGCGACGTGCTGGCCCCCTACATCTCGGCGGCCCGCCGCAACGGTGGCCGCCGCCGCAGCGCCCCTGCCGCCGGCCCCGCGGCGCGTCCGGCCCCCCGCACGGACCGGGAACAGAACCAGGCGATCCGGGAATGGGCGCAGAAGCAGGGACTGAAGGTCTCCGAGCGAGGCCGGCTCTCGGCATCGGTCCTGGATGCCTTCAAGGCCGCCCACTGA
- a CDS encoding MFS transporter, translated as MSSPRPTAVIGVLASCGLAVSLMQTLVVPLLPVFPRLLSASPATVAWLVTATLVAAAVCAPVMGRLGDMYGKRRMLLVGLGVVTVGSALGAAAPNIGVLIAARALQGVAMGVIALGISVMRDVLPPERVGSGIALMSSSLGIGGAIGLPLTGFVAQQASWRWLFAGAAVLGAVQFLIVLLVVRESPLRSGGRFDLAGAMGMSAALVCLLLAISKGNEWGWGSAAVLGLLVAAGVLFALWVAWELRSRRPLVDLRVSARPAVLWTNVASIAIGFGMFAGFLVTTQILQAPTATGYGFGLSLVAAGLVLLPIGGAMTIFSPVSARVSRRRGARTTLVLGATILALGNVLMATLPGALPLIVAASTTTAIGAALAYSAIPLLIMDAVPPGETAAANSLNTLMRMLGTSSCSSFVAAIATGLTTSVAGQTLPAAAAYTVIYLAAAGAAVLGAAIAALTPRAETADTLPTTSRASAARAA; from the coding sequence GTGAGCTCCCCCCGCCCGACGGCCGTGATCGGCGTCCTCGCGTCGTGCGGGCTGGCCGTCTCGCTGATGCAGACGCTGGTCGTCCCGCTGCTCCCGGTGTTCCCACGCCTGCTGTCGGCCTCGCCGGCCACGGTGGCGTGGCTGGTCACGGCGACACTGGTGGCCGCCGCCGTCTGCGCCCCGGTCATGGGACGCCTCGGCGACATGTACGGCAAGCGGCGGATGCTGCTCGTCGGGCTCGGCGTCGTGACGGTGGGGTCGGCGCTCGGCGCGGCCGCACCCAACATCGGCGTCCTCATCGCCGCGCGAGCGCTGCAGGGCGTGGCGATGGGCGTGATCGCCCTCGGCATCAGTGTGATGCGCGACGTGCTCCCGCCGGAGCGCGTGGGCAGCGGGATAGCCCTGATGAGCTCGTCGCTCGGCATCGGAGGGGCGATCGGGCTGCCCCTCACCGGGTTCGTGGCCCAGCAGGCGAGCTGGCGGTGGCTCTTCGCCGGGGCCGCGGTGCTCGGCGCCGTGCAGTTCCTGATCGTGCTACTCGTCGTGCGGGAGTCGCCGCTGCGCTCAGGGGGCCGGTTCGACCTGGCGGGGGCGATGGGCATGTCGGCCGCGCTCGTCTGCCTGCTGCTCGCGATCTCGAAGGGCAACGAGTGGGGCTGGGGCAGCGCGGCCGTGCTCGGGCTGCTCGTGGCGGCAGGCGTCCTGTTCGCGCTGTGGGTCGCGTGGGAGCTGCGATCCCGCCGCCCGCTCGTCGACCTACGCGTCTCCGCCCGTCCCGCTGTGCTGTGGACGAACGTCGCGTCCATCGCGATCGGCTTCGGGATGTTCGCGGGCTTCCTCGTGACGACGCAGATCCTGCAGGCGCCGACCGCCACCGGGTACGGCTTCGGCCTGTCGCTGGTGGCGGCGGGCCTCGTGCTGCTGCCGATCGGCGGGGCCATGACGATCTTCTCGCCGGTCTCGGCCCGGGTCTCGCGCCGCCGCGGCGCGCGGACAACGCTCGTGCTCGGCGCGACGATCCTCGCACTCGGCAACGTCCTGATGGCGACGCTCCCAGGAGCCCTCCCGCTCATCGTGGCGGCGTCCACCACGACCGCGATCGGCGCGGCACTGGCCTACTCCGCGATCCCACTGCTGATCATGGACGCGGTGCCGCCCGGCGAGACCGCCGCTGCCAACAGCCTCAACACGCTCATGCGGATGCTGGGCACCTCATCGTGCAGCTCGTTCGTCGCGGCGATCGCCACCGGCCTGACGACATCCGTCGCGGGCCAGACACTGCCCGCCGCCGCCGCGTACACGGTGATCTACCTCGCGGCCGCGGGCGCCGCCGTCCTCGGCGCCGCGATCGCCGCCCTCACCCCGCGCGCCGAGACGGCCGACACCCTCCCCACCACCAGCAGAGCGAGCGCCGCCCGGGCCGCCTGA
- a CDS encoding ATP-dependent 6-phosphofructokinase — protein sequence MELPRLEPSPDLTISTLGTARITSPMVTLLDATRTTEHYINEHDRVLLDDTLSGISSRGVAPDQLPGMEPCGPRRKIFFDPAKTRAAIVTCGGLCPGLNDVIAGIVRTLTYHYRVRRVVGVRNGYQGFVPRYGHDVVDLTPESVRDIATDGGTVLGTSRGHQDPEEIVDCLEQLHINILFVVGGDGSMRGAMQIARTIAERGLLIAVVGIPKTIDNDIPYIDQSFGFQTAFSLASDAIRAAQVEAKSTANGIGLVKLMGRHSGFIACYAALARSGADAVLIPEVPFALDGEHGLLSHVRRRVSERGHAVVVVAEGAGQELLGGVDDDERDASGNARLQDIGPWLRRRIADHFSDAGIETSIRYIDPSYAIRSVPANPYDSVYCVRLSQAAVHAAMSGRTEMVVGRYRRRFVHIPMREAVSRRNQVDPHGDLWMAVLESTGQPARFG from the coding sequence GTGGAGTTGCCTCGCCTCGAGCCATCACCCGATCTCACGATCAGCACGCTGGGAACGGCCCGCATCACGTCGCCCATGGTGACCCTGCTGGACGCGACCCGGACCACGGAGCACTACATCAACGAGCACGACCGCGTGCTGCTCGACGACACCCTCAGCGGCATCTCCTCGCGCGGCGTGGCGCCGGACCAGCTGCCGGGGATGGAGCCGTGCGGGCCGCGGCGGAAGATCTTCTTCGACCCGGCGAAGACCCGCGCGGCGATCGTCACGTGCGGCGGGTTGTGCCCCGGCCTCAACGACGTGATCGCGGGCATAGTCCGCACGCTGACCTATCACTACCGCGTGCGCCGCGTGGTCGGCGTCCGCAACGGCTACCAGGGCTTCGTGCCGCGCTACGGCCACGACGTCGTCGACCTCACCCCGGAGTCGGTGCGCGACATCGCGACCGACGGCGGCACCGTGCTCGGCACCTCCCGCGGTCACCAGGATCCCGAGGAGATCGTCGACTGCCTCGAGCAGCTGCACATCAACATCCTGTTCGTGGTCGGTGGCGACGGGTCGATGCGCGGGGCGATGCAGATCGCGCGCACGATCGCCGAGCGCGGCCTGCTCATCGCGGTCGTCGGCATCCCGAAGACGATCGACAACGACATCCCCTACATCGACCAGAGCTTCGGCTTCCAGACCGCGTTCAGCCTGGCCAGCGACGCCATCCGGGCCGCGCAGGTCGAGGCGAAGTCCACGGCGAACGGCATCGGGCTGGTCAAGCTGATGGGGCGGCACTCCGGTTTCATCGCCTGCTACGCGGCGCTCGCCCGCAGCGGCGCCGACGCCGTGCTGATCCCGGAGGTCCCGTTCGCGCTCGACGGCGAGCACGGCTTGCTCTCCCACGTGCGGCGGCGGGTGTCCGAGCGGGGGCACGCGGTGGTGGTCGTGGCCGAGGGCGCTGGTCAGGAGCTGCTCGGCGGGGTCGACGACGACGAGCGCGACGCGTCCGGCAACGCACGCCTGCAGGACATCGGCCCGTGGCTGCGGCGACGCATCGCCGACCACTTCTCCGACGCGGGCATCGAGACCTCGATCCGCTACATCGATCCCAGCTACGCGATCCGCAGCGTGCCGGCCAACCCGTACGACTCCGTGTACTGCGTGCGGCTGTCGCAGGCGGCGGTGCACGCGGCGATGTCAGGGCGCACCGAGATGGTGGTGGGGCGGTACCGGCGGCGCTTCGTGCACATCCCGATGCGGGAGGCCGTGAGCAGGCGCAACCAGGTCGACCCGCACGGCGACCTGTGGATGGCGGTGCTGGAGTCCACCGGCCAGCCCGCCCGCTTCGGCTGA
- a CDS encoding MBL fold metallo-hydrolase, whose translation MPGLAMRFLGHSTVRLELAGSVVLTDPVLTGRVGPLRRISPLPERAHFADTDLVLLSHLHSDHLHLRSLHMLPRTARVVVPRGAGRWLRGRGIRNVDELAPGEELEHGALRVHGVPAAHSGHRFGPRSTHGPQAAAMGHLIEAGGRRVYAAGDTDLFPGMAGFGPLTAALLPVWGWGLSLGPGHLDPHRAAEAVGLLRPRVAVPVHWGTLAVSGLPALPGRIGARMRGLLVEPPHRFAAAVAAAGERTRVLVTEPGAAVALDGARPVAR comes from the coding sequence ATGCCAGGGCTCGCGATGCGCTTCCTCGGCCACTCCACCGTGCGGCTGGAGCTGGCCGGGTCGGTCGTGCTCACGGACCCGGTGCTCACCGGCCGCGTCGGACCGCTGCGCCGGATCAGTCCCCTGCCGGAGCGTGCCCACTTCGCCGACACCGACCTGGTGCTGCTGTCCCACCTGCACAGCGACCACCTGCACCTGCGGTCGTTGCACATGCTGCCGCGCACGGCGCGCGTCGTGGTGCCGAGGGGCGCAGGCCGGTGGCTGCGCGGGCGGGGGATCCGCAACGTCGACGAGCTCGCACCGGGCGAGGAGCTCGAGCACGGCGCCTTGCGGGTGCACGGGGTGCCTGCGGCGCATTCCGGGCACCGGTTCGGGCCGCGCTCCACCCACGGGCCGCAGGCCGCCGCGATGGGGCACCTCATCGAGGCGGGCGGCCGCCGGGTCTACGCGGCAGGTGACACCGACCTGTTCCCGGGCATGGCGGGCTTCGGCCCCCTCACCGCCGCACTGCTTCCCGTGTGGGGGTGGGGCCTCTCGCTGGGGCCCGGCCACCTGGATCCGCACCGCGCCGCCGAGGCCGTCGGCCTGCTGCGCCCGCGGGTGGCAGTGCCGGTCCACTGGGGCACGCTCGCCGTGAGCGGGCTGCCGGCGCTGCCAGGGCGGATCGGCGCCCGGATGCGCGGGCTGCTCGTCGAGCCGCCGCACCGGTTCGCGGCCGCCGTGGCCGCGGCGGGGGAGCGCACCCGGGTGCTGGTGACCGAGCCGGGTGCCGCGGTCGCGCTGGACGGGGCACGGCCGGTGGCGCGATGA
- a CDS encoding DedA family protein, producing the protein MTGWTDPSALGYSALFGGVLIGSIVPIVPTGAVVGAAAAIAVSNGSMSLPLVLLLSVVGALLGDFATFAVAHAGSSAAQRWVTGRQSPERLAAARAQFERRGGVIIVIGRLMPAGRIPVLLAAGALEYPWRRLVPAATLGCVLWAIAYAALGVLSGGLFDDPVLATLLAALLVLVLAGVGSLVSAWLRRRRARSGAVR; encoded by the coding sequence ATGACCGGCTGGACTGACCCGTCCGCGCTCGGCTACTCCGCGCTCTTCGGTGGCGTGCTGATCGGCTCGATCGTCCCGATCGTGCCCACCGGTGCCGTCGTGGGCGCCGCGGCCGCGATCGCCGTCTCCAACGGCAGCATGTCGCTCCCGCTCGTGCTGCTGCTGTCCGTCGTGGGCGCGCTGCTCGGCGACTTCGCCACGTTCGCCGTCGCGCACGCGGGCAGCTCCGCAGCCCAGCGGTGGGTCACGGGGCGCCAGTCGCCGGAACGGCTGGCTGCGGCGCGGGCGCAGTTCGAGCGCCGGGGTGGCGTCATCATCGTCATCGGGCGGTTGATGCCGGCCGGACGGATCCCCGTGCTGCTCGCCGCGGGCGCGCTCGAGTACCCGTGGCGGCGCCTCGTCCCGGCGGCAACCCTCGGCTGCGTGCTGTGGGCGATCGCCTATGCCGCGCTCGGCGTGCTGTCCGGCGGGCTGTTCGACGACCCGGTGCTGGCCACGCTGCTCGCGGCGCTGCTGGTGCTCGTGCTGGCAGGGGTCGGCTCGCTGGTGTCCGCGTGGCTGCGGCGCAGGCGGGCCCGCTCGGGGGCGGTGCGGTGA
- a CDS encoding phage holin family protein, with the protein MAPAGGGRLVRGGRVVARVLLVWVLAVGALNLLDTWLTGFSMPEWWQPTVCALLFGLLSAVVWPLVLRVALPVAVFTLGIGSFLLLGVGVLAISFAVPGVVVTDLGTAMVVAVAVAGLGSVVSSVVGLDEDELFFRRAARRGARDGTACDDTIPPGVLILQVDGLGIDTLRRAVRTGDMPAVARMLDDGSHRLTPWHTDWSSQTGASVCGILHGDNDDILGFRWYEKDRDRVMVCSSPEDAAEIERRHSDGRGLLAVDGAARASLFTGDAAHTSLTMSALPLISGAGRRGRGRDGVGAGYYAYFANPANALRTGVGALVDVGREISAAVRQRRAGVWPRVSRGGFYPLARAGTTVIARDVVVSAITEDMLAGRAVVYADFMGYDEVGHHSGIERFDALAVLRGIDRQIGRLHRATQLAPRRYQIIALSDHGQTQGWAFADRFGESIEAVVGRLCGEPQPDPRRGSHSESSRPAESWPVDAVLAEASSGGGPIARRLRARVELAGAAADRRRTPSGAPGAVTRVAPGVVVVASGHLAIVSFTEHEGRVELETIEREFPELLPSLVDHPGVGFVLVRSAEFGPVVLGRDGLRRLATDVVIGDDPLVPYGPHAADLVHRVDGFPHCGDVMINSRYDPGRDEASPFEPHVGSHGGLGGSQSRGFLLQPADLPPPGEIVGAEALHEVLRGWLTHLGHPEPSADRTSVRGSAV; encoded by the coding sequence ATGGCTCCGGCGGGAGGCGGTCGGCTCGTGCGCGGCGGGCGCGTGGTCGCGCGCGTGCTGCTCGTGTGGGTGCTCGCGGTGGGCGCCCTGAACCTGCTCGACACCTGGCTCACCGGCTTCTCGATGCCCGAGTGGTGGCAGCCGACGGTCTGCGCGCTCCTCTTCGGCCTGCTGAGCGCGGTGGTGTGGCCGCTGGTGCTGCGCGTCGCGCTCCCGGTGGCCGTGTTCACGCTGGGCATCGGCTCGTTCCTGCTGCTCGGCGTGGGTGTGCTGGCGATCTCGTTCGCGGTGCCCGGCGTGGTGGTCACCGACCTCGGCACCGCCATGGTCGTGGCCGTCGCGGTGGCGGGGCTCGGGTCGGTCGTGAGCAGCGTGGTCGGGCTCGACGAGGACGAGCTGTTCTTCCGCCGCGCCGCGCGCCGAGGCGCTCGCGATGGCACGGCCTGCGACGACACCATTCCGCCGGGCGTGCTGATCCTGCAGGTCGACGGGCTCGGCATCGACACGCTGCGGCGCGCCGTCCGCACCGGCGACATGCCCGCGGTCGCCCGCATGCTCGACGACGGCAGCCACCGGCTCACCCCGTGGCACACCGACTGGAGCTCGCAGACCGGCGCCAGCGTTTGCGGGATCCTGCACGGCGACAACGACGACATCCTCGGGTTCCGCTGGTATGAGAAGGACCGCGACCGCGTCATGGTGTGCTCCAGCCCGGAGGACGCCGCGGAGATCGAGCGCCGGCACTCCGACGGCCGCGGCCTGCTCGCCGTCGACGGTGCGGCGAGGGCGAGCCTGTTCACCGGCGACGCCGCGCACACGAGCCTCACGATGAGCGCGTTGCCGCTGATCAGCGGGGCGGGCAGGCGCGGTCGCGGCCGGGACGGCGTCGGGGCGGGCTACTACGCGTACTTCGCCAACCCCGCCAATGCGCTGCGCACGGGGGTGGGCGCGCTGGTCGACGTCGGGCGGGAGATCTCGGCGGCGGTCCGGCAGCGCCGCGCCGGGGTGTGGCCGCGGGTGAGCCGGGGCGGGTTCTACCCACTGGCGCGCGCGGGCACCACGGTGATCGCCCGCGACGTCGTCGTCTCCGCGATCACCGAGGACATGCTGGCCGGCCGGGCCGTGGTGTACGCCGACTTCATGGGCTACGACGAGGTGGGCCACCACTCCGGCATCGAGCGGTTCGACGCTCTCGCCGTGCTGCGCGGGATCGACCGGCAGATCGGCCGGCTGCACCGCGCCACCCAGCTCGCGCCCCGGCGCTACCAGATCATCGCGCTCTCGGACCACGGGCAGACCCAGGGCTGGGCCTTCGCCGATCGATTCGGCGAGTCGATCGAGGCTGTGGTCGGGCGGCTGTGCGGCGAGCCGCAGCCGGACCCGCGCCGCGGCTCGCACTCGGAGTCGAGCCGCCCCGCGGAGAGCTGGCCGGTCGACGCCGTGCTCGCCGAGGCGTCGTCCGGCGGCGGCCCGATCGCGCGCAGGCTGCGCGCCAGGGTCGAACTCGCCGGTGCCGCCGCCGACCGCAGGCGTACACCGAGCGGTGCACCGGGTGCGGTGACGCGGGTCGCGCCCGGGGTCGTGGTCGTCGCGTCCGGCCACCTCGCGATCGTGTCGTTCACCGAGCACGAGGGCCGGGTGGAGCTCGAGACGATCGAGCGCGAGTTCCCGGAGCTGCTGCCCTCGCTCGTCGACCACCCCGGCGTCGGGTTCGTGCTGGTGCGCAGCGCCGAGTTCGGGCCCGTCGTGCTCGGCCGCGACGGCCTGCGCAGGCTCGCTACCGACGTCGTCATCGGGGACGACCCGCTCGTGCCCTACGGCCCGCACGCCGCCGACCTCGTGCACCGCGTCGACGGGTTCCCGCACTGCGGCGACGTCATGATCAATAGTCGCTACGACCCGGGACGCGACGAGGCGTCGCCGTTCGAACCGCACGTCGGTTCGCACGGCGGGCTGGGCGGGTCGCAGTCCCGCGGCTTCCTGCTGCAGCCGGCCGACCTGCCGCCGCCCGGTGAGATCGTCGGCGCGGAAGCACTCCACGAGGTGCTGCGCGGCTGGCTCACACACCTCGGCCACCCGGAGCCGTCGGCAGACCGGACGAGCGTGCGAGGATCCGCCGTGTGA
- a CDS encoding alpha/beta fold hydrolase — MSDPFVLVHGAWHGGWCWRRVARLLREAGHEVFTPTLTGFGERAHLLSADIGPDTLVQDVVGVLETEELTDVVLVGHSFGALVALAVAERTPERVRRVVLLDGLVVEAGETAFDGLPPESAAARKAAAEASGDIAFPPPGGAAFGLADPDDIAWVERRLTPHPVRTYAEPFPLRAPLGGGRPVTYVACTDPAYPAVHSAHAIARREGWEFRELASGHDAMISAPEATVEALSG, encoded by the coding sequence GTGAGCGATCCCTTCGTGCTCGTCCACGGTGCCTGGCACGGCGGATGGTGCTGGCGGCGAGTGGCCCGGCTCCTGCGGGAGGCGGGGCACGAGGTGTTCACCCCGACGCTCACCGGCTTCGGTGAGCGGGCCCATCTGCTCAGCGCCGACATCGGCCCCGACACGCTCGTCCAGGACGTCGTCGGCGTGCTGGAGACCGAGGAGCTCACCGACGTGGTGCTGGTCGGGCACAGCTTCGGCGCGCTCGTCGCGCTCGCCGTCGCGGAGCGGACCCCTGAGCGCGTGCGGCGGGTCGTGCTGCTGGACGGGCTTGTTGTGGAGGCGGGGGAGACCGCGTTCGACGGGCTGCCGCCGGAGTCGGCTGCGGCGCGCAAGGCGGCGGCCGAGGCATCCGGTGACATCGCGTTCCCGCCGCCAGGCGGCGCGGCGTTCGGGCTGGCTGATCCCGACGACATCGCGTGGGTCGAGCGCAGGCTCACCCCGCATCCGGTGCGCACATACGCCGAGCCGTTCCCGCTGCGCGCCCCGCTCGGCGGCGGCCGGCCCGTCACGTACGTCGCGTGTACCGATCCCGCCTACCCGGCGGTCCACTCCGCGCACGCGATCGCCCGGCGCGAGGGCTGGGAGTTCCGGGAGCTGGCGAGCGGGCACGACGCGATGATCAGCGCGCCCGAGGCGACGGTGGAGGCCCTCTCCGGCTAG
- a CDS encoding MarR family winged helix-turn-helix transcriptional regulator: MDTRSDDEIRADLSYLFDKASQALAARMGTVLGELGMSVRDYCVLAKAGAHELTQGELGELALLDKTTMVVTCDKLEKAGLAQRTPSPADRRVRIVRTTEAGDEKVAKARGVIDDLYAEVLGVLPPEQRTALLDALLALVTHEGPLSAVEPNPHAPRRKRGA; the protein is encoded by the coding sequence ATGGACACGCGCAGCGACGACGAGATCCGGGCCGATCTCTCCTACCTGTTCGACAAGGCGAGCCAGGCGCTCGCGGCGCGGATGGGCACCGTGCTGGGCGAGCTGGGCATGAGCGTGCGCGACTACTGCGTGCTCGCGAAGGCGGGCGCCCACGAGCTGACGCAGGGCGAGCTCGGCGAGCTGGCGTTGCTGGACAAGACGACCATGGTCGTCACCTGCGACAAGCTCGAGAAGGCCGGGCTGGCACAGCGCACGCCGTCGCCCGCGGATCGCAGGGTGCGGATCGTCCGCACCACGGAGGCGGGCGACGAGAAGGTCGCGAAGGCGCGCGGCGTGATCGACGACCTCTACGCCGAGGTGCTCGGCGTGCTCCCTCCTGAGCAGCGCACGGCCCTGCTGGACGCGCTGCTGGCCCTCGTCACCCACGAGGGTCCGCTGTCCGCCGTCGAGCCCAATCCGCACGCACCGCGGCGGAAGCGGGGCGCCTGA
- a CDS encoding MFS transporter: MMSSTAPTARSAPSRWLALSVLCGAMLMIILDGTITTVALPVLQAELGFTTAGLAWTVNAYLVPLGGLLLLAGRLGDLYGRRRMLLSGLTLFVLASLLCGMAIDAGMLIAARFVQGVGAAMASAVVLGMVVALFPEPGERARAMGVYAFVGAAGASIGTLLGGVLTDTVGWRWIFLVNVPIGVAAVLLALRYVAADGPADRSARPDVLGGLLVTAGLVLAVFTIVDTSALGVRLGMAAVAVALLVGFVARQRRAAEPLVRLGIFRSRALSGGNAAQLLMVAGMLGFQFTAALYLQQALGYTPAQTGFALLPITLTIALVSLTASGRLIARSGARTVLLAGEILLVAGLLLLTRPPVGSYLVDVLPSMLVLGIGAGLALPAVTTLMMSDASPEDAGLASGLANTSQQVGGALGTAVLAALAAAATDAAMASGATVTEALTSGYQLAFFTSALAVAAAGAVTVTVLRRDRP; encoded by the coding sequence ATGATGAGTTCGACCGCTCCTACAGCCCGCTCCGCACCCTCGCGCTGGCTCGCGCTCTCGGTGCTCTGCGGCGCGATGCTCATGATCATTCTCGACGGCACGATCACCACCGTCGCGCTGCCGGTTCTGCAGGCCGAGCTGGGCTTCACGACGGCGGGGCTGGCCTGGACGGTCAACGCCTACCTCGTGCCGCTCGGTGGCCTCCTGCTGCTCGCCGGGCGGCTCGGCGACCTGTACGGCAGGCGCCGGATGCTGCTCAGTGGGCTCACGCTGTTCGTGCTGGCCTCGCTGCTCTGCGGGATGGCGATCGACGCCGGGATGCTCATCGCGGCCCGGTTCGTGCAGGGGGTCGGGGCCGCGATGGCCTCTGCGGTGGTGCTGGGCATGGTCGTCGCCCTCTTCCCGGAGCCGGGGGAGCGGGCGCGGGCCATGGGCGTCTACGCGTTCGTCGGCGCGGCAGGGGCCTCCATCGGCACCCTGCTCGGCGGCGTGCTGACCGACACCGTCGGCTGGCGGTGGATCTTCCTGGTCAACGTGCCGATCGGGGTCGCCGCGGTGCTGCTCGCGCTGCGGTACGTCGCCGCCGACGGCCCGGCCGACCGCTCGGCGCGCCCCGACGTCCTCGGTGGGCTGCTGGTCACCGCGGGCCTGGTGCTCGCGGTGTTCACGATCGTCGACACCTCGGCGCTCGGCGTGCGGCTCGGGATGGCCGCGGTCGCCGTGGCCCTGCTCGTCGGGTTCGTCGCGCGCCAGCGGCGGGCCGCCGAGCCGCTCGTGCGGCTGGGCATCTTCCGCTCCCGGGCGCTCTCCGGTGGCAACGCCGCCCAGCTGCTGATGGTGGCGGGGATGCTCGGCTTCCAGTTCACCGCGGCGCTGTACCTGCAGCAGGCGCTCGGGTACACCCCGGCGCAGACCGGTTTCGCGCTGCTGCCGATCACGCTCACGATCGCGCTGGTGTCGCTGACCGCGTCGGGCCGGCTGATCGCCCGCTCCGGGGCCCGTACGGTCCTGCTCGCAGGCGAGATCCTGCTCGTGGCCGGGCTGCTGCTGCTCACCCGTCCGCCGGTCGGCAGCTACCTGGTCGACGTGCTGCCGTCGATGCTCGTGCTCGGCATCGGCGCGGGGCTCGCCCTGCCCGCGGTCACCACGCTGATGATGTCCGACGCCTCGCCCGAGGATGCCGGGCTCGCCTCCGGCCTGGCGAACACCAGCCAGCAGGTCGGCGGCGCGCTGGGTACGGCAGTGCTCGCCGCGCTGGCCGCGGCAGCCACCGACGCCGCCATGGCGTCGGGCGCGACCGTGACCGAGGCGCTGACCAGCGGCTACCAGCTCGCGTTCTTCACGAGCGCACTCGCGGTGGCGGCGGCAGGGGCGGTCACGGTGACGGTGCTGCGCCGCGACCGGCCCTGA